The nucleotide sequence GGAGGGAAGGCCATGCTCACCGCGTACGGGTCGCCTCGGTCGTACCGCAAGGTGGCGGGGACGGTCTCCATCCGCGGAGCGGATGCGACCAGACGGGCCTGGACGGCCTGTTCGATGACAGCGGGCACGACCGGCTCCTTTCACGCGGACTTCGGATCCTGTGCGTCTCCCCGACACCAGGGCACCTGACACCTGACAAGACGAGCGGCGAGGCCGGAACGTGCACTCCGGATTCCGTGAGCTGCGTCACCGGCCCCGAGGCCCGACGGCCCGGAGGATCAGTGCGCGCAAGGGCGTCAGCGTTCTTCCGGGGTGCCCTCGCCGGGTTCCGCGCAGGGGCCGGAGCGGTCGCAGTACGGCTGGATTCCGGATGCTCCGCAGCCGCACAGCGTCACCCGGGTCTCGCGCCGGTCGCCCGCCGCGCCGGTCACGAGCATGTCCCCGCGCACCACGAGCCGGCCGTCGGGGGAGCGGCGGACGGTGGTGGGGGAGTCCGGGTGCTCCACGGCACCGTCGGCCGGGTGGTACTGGAGCGCCCCGGACGGACAGCGGCGGACGACCTCGGCGACCAGACCGGCCTCGGCGGCGTCGGGCCGCACCCACGGGCGCCGGGAGAGGTCGAAGACCTCGGGCAGTCCGTGCACGCACTCGGCCGCGTGCAGACACCGGCGCGGCTCGAACGTGACGGTGATGCCCTCGCCCTCGTACTCCTTGAGCTTCGGCGTCTCCTCGGGCGCCCGCTCGCCCGTACGGTCGGTCATGACACCCAGCCTAGGAAGGCCCGGCGGGGCACGCACCCTGGACGGGAGGCCGCCGGGGGCACTAGCTTCCGGCGCCATGACGTCCATGGGGAAGACGAGACGAATGATGTCGGTGGGGATGATCGGGGCGGCGCTGACGCTGACCCTGGCCGCCCCGGCGCGGGCCGGGGAGACCCCCGCGGCAGCGACCGACAGGAACGCGGCGGGCTGGGAACTGACGCCGACCGGGACCGACGCCCGCTTCCGCGGCCTCGCGCCCGTCGACCGCAGGACCGCCTGGGCCGCCGGCTCCAAGGGCACGGTGCTGCGCACCACCGACGGCGGCCGGAGCTGGCGGGACGTCTCGCCGCCCGGCGCGGGCGAGCTGGAGTTCCGCGACGTGGAGGCCTTCGACGCCCGCCGGGCCGTCGTCCTCGCGATCGGCGAGGGCGAGGCCTCGCGCGTCCTGCGCACCGAGGACGGCGGCGCCACCTGGACCGAGTCCTTCCGGAACACCGACCCGCGTGCCTTCTACGACTGCATGACCTTCTTCGACCGCCGGCACGGACTCGCCATGAGCGACCCCGTGGACGGGAAGTACCGCATCCTCTCCACCCGCGACGGCGGCCGCTCCTGGGAGGTGCTGCCGAACGCCGGGATGCCCGACGCGCTGCCGGGCGAGGCCGGCTTCGCGGCGAGCGGCCAGTGCCTGGTGTCGGCCGGCTCCCGGGACGTCTGGCTGGCGACGGGGGGCGGGGCCACCGCGCGCGTGCTCCACTCCGCCGACCGGGGACTGACCTGGACCGCCACCGTCTCACCGATCCCGGCAGGGGACCCGGCCAGGGGCGTCTTCGGCCTCGCCTTCCGCGACCGGACGCACGGCATCGCCGTCGGCGGCGACTACCGCAAGGACCAGCCGTCGCCGCGGGCCGGCGCCGTCACCGGCGACGGGGGCCGCACCTGGCGCGCCTCCGCCACGCCCCCGCCCGCCTACCGCTCGGGCGTCGCCTGGCTCCCGCACAGCGGGAACGCGGCGCTCGCCGTCGGGCCGACGGGCACCGACCTCACCACCGACGGCGGCCGCACCTGGCGCACGGTCGACACCGGCTCGTACGACACGGTGGACTGCACGGCCGACGGCTCCTGCTGGGCGGCGGGGGAGAAGGGCAGGATCGCCCGGCTGTCCGTCCGCAAGGGAGGGCCCGGCACCGCCTAGGAGGGCAGCGTCTCCCGGTACGCGGCGATCCCGTCGGCCGTCTTGGTCGCGTAGAACTCCGTGATCCGGTACGCGCACACGCCCTCGACGCTGAACGGGTCGGCCGCCGCGATCCTCTCGATCTCCGCGCGGTCGACCCCGGCGGCCAGGATCACTCCGCCGTCGCGCGGGTTCTTCCGCCCCGAGGCGAGGAACACGCCGGCGGCGTACTGCGCGTCCAGCCACTCGATGTGCGCGTCGAGCAGCGCGTCCACCCGCTCGACGGGCGCGGTGTAGGTCAATTCCATTACGAACATGATCGCCAGGCTACCGGGCGCGCTCCGGCGACCGGTCGACCGTAGGGTGACCCGCATCATGACGATCATCGAGATTCCGGCGGGCTGGCCCGCCGACGAGGCCGCCGCCCGGGCGGTCCAGCGGGAACTGAGCGGACGCCTCGTACGCGACGAGGAAGGGCCGGCCGTCGGCGAGGGCCACGTCACGGGGCTCGACGTGGCCTACGACGACGAGCGTGACCTCGTCGCCGCCGCGGCCGTCGTCCTCGACGCACGGACCCTCGAAGTGGTGGAGGAGGCCACGGCGGTCGGCCGGGTCTCGTTCCCGTACGTCCCCGGGCTGCTCGCCTTCCGGGAGATCCCCACGGTCCTCGCCGCCCTCGACCGGCTGAGCGCCGACCCCGGCCTCCTCGTCTGCGACGGCTACGGCCTCGCCCACCCCCGCCGGTTCGGCCTCGCCAGCCACCTGGGGGTCCTCACCGGCCGGCCGTCCGTCGGCGTCGCGAAGAACCCCTTCACCTTCACCTACGAGCAACCCGGCCCCGCGCGCGGCGACTTCGCCCCGCTGCTGGCCGAGGGCGAGGAGGTGGGGCGGGCCCTGCGTACCCAGGCCGGGGTGAAGCCGGTGTTCGTCTCCGTCGGCCACCGCGTCTCCCTCGCCCACGCCTGCGCCCACACCCTCCACCTCAGCCCCCGCTACCGCATCCCCGAGACGACCCGTCACGCGGACTCCCTGTGCCGCCGCGCCCTGAAGGAGGCGCAGGGCGAGGGCTGAGGAACCCGGGCTTCGAGCTGAGTACCCGTGAGTATCTGTACGGATACCGGGACTTGGGCCCGGACGGCAGAGTGAGGCGCATGACGACTCCCCTTTCCGTTCCGTCGCGCTCCGCCGGGCGCGGCCTGAATCTGGTCCTCGGCGGGGCCGCGCTGCTCGCCCTCGCCTGGGCCTGCGCCATGGTGTACGTCCTCGTCTCCTGGGCCCTGGCGTGATCGGGCGGCTGCGGTGCCTGGTGCTCGACTGCCGGGACGGCTGGGAACTCGCCGAGTTCTACCAGCGGTTGATCGGCGGAGAGGTGCGGAGCTCCGACGCCCGGTGGGCCGTCGGCGAGGGTTCCGCCGTCCTGCACGGGGGCGAGGGCGCGCCGGTGCTCGCCTTCCAGAGCGTGGCCGATCACCGGCCGCCGGTCTGGGGCGCTCCCGAGCAGCAGTTCCATCTCGATGTGCACGTCGAGGACTTGGCCCCCGCCCACGAGGCCGTGCTCGCCCTCGGAGCCGTACCGCTCGACGACGGGGAGGGCGATCCGGCCTGCCGGGTCTACGCCGACCCGGCAGGTCACCCCTTCCGTCTCGTACGGCCCTAGGCCGCGTCCCGCGGATCAGCCCGGGCTCGCCGCCGCCGTGTTCCGGTCAGCTCCGGTGGGCGACCCGGAAGCGGAGGCCCGCCTCCGTGAGCCGGGCGATGAGCGCGTCGCCCATCGCCGCCGCCGTCGTCACCTGGCCCGCCGTCTTCGGCAGCGCGTCGAAGGCGAGGCACAGCGCCGACTCGGCGAGCATCTTGGCCGTCTCGTCGTACCCCGGATCGCCGCCCGAGACCTCGGTGAAGACCCGTCGCCCGCCGCCCTCGCCGACGAAACGGACGGAGAACCAGCTGCGGGCGCGCCGCTCGGCGGACGGGCCCTCGCCTGCCTGGTAACGCCCCATCAGCCAGTCCCGTACCGGCGGAAGTTGGGCCGCCAGCGCGCTCGCGCCGACCACCGCGGCGCCCCCGAGGGCCATCGGCAGGGTCTTCACGGAGGCGTAGTGCCGGTAGCGGAAGTCCGGGCCGTAGCGCTCCATGGCCGCGGCCGAGCGGGCGACCACCTGCGGGTCGAGCGTGGGCAGCGGCAGCGCCCAGGTGCCGGTCTCCCGGCTGAATCGCGGCCCGCCGAGCGGCGCGCGGGCCCGGCGGCCCACCAGGCGCGGTTCGTGCAGCCGCCGTTCGTGCGCGGCCCGCAGGATCTGCCGGCCGCGGCCGAAGGCGGTCAGCGCGGAGGCGAAGGTGCCGCCGGAGAACTGGGCCCCGGCCCGGACGAAGCCGTCCACCCGCAGCGGCACGCCCTCCGGGAGCTGCCGCACGGTGAAGTACGCGCCCAGGTCGTGCGGGACGGAGTCGAAGCCGCAGGCGTGCACGATCCGGGCACCGGTCTCCCGGGCCCGCGCGTCGTGGCGTACGTACGTCAGGTCGACGAACTCGGCTTCGCCGGTGAGGTCCAGATAGTCCGTGCCGGCCTCCGCGCAGGCGGCGACGAGCCCGTCGCCGTACCAGACGTACGGGCCGACGGTGGTGGCCACCACCCGGGCGGACTCCGCGAGTTCGCCCAGCGAGCCGGGGTCGGCGGCGTCGGCGACGACCAGCGGCAGCTCGGCGCAGTGCGGCCACCGGGCGGCGAGCCGCTCGCGCAGGGCCGTGAGCCCCGCCCGGTTGCGTCCGGCGAGCGCCCAGCGGCACCCGGCCGGGGCGTGTGCTGCCAGGTACTCGGCGGTGAGCGTGCCGACGAATCCGGTCGCCCCGAACAGCACCACGTCGTACGGCCTGACCTCGTCGGTCGCCCGGGCCGATGCCCCGGCAGCCGTCTCCGCGCCCGCCGCCCCGACCCCGTCGGTCGCCGTCGCCTCCGCGCCCGGCGCCCCGGCCCCGGCGGTCGCCGCCCGTGCCTCCTCGGCCGGGGGCTCCGCCCCGGTCCCGTCGCCCACGCCCGCCCCTGTGTCCATCCAGCCCCTCTTTTCGGCCGTGCCGCGCCGCCGCGCGCGGCTGTCGTCGTCGGCGGAGGATAGCGGGTCCCGGCTCGTGTTCCAGCCCCACCCCGCCTCCGGTAATTTCCAAGCGCTTGCTCGGCCGGGGGGCTTGTGCCGAGTGGAACACGTTCCTAGCATCTCCGGTGTTACATCATTGGTGTCACACATGTCTGGGGGCTCGATGAGCACGCAGCACAACGCCGGGAACGGCCCGCTCACCGGGGTCCGCGTGGTCGAACTCGCCGGCATCGGCCCCGGGCCCTTCGCCGCCATGCTCCTCGCCGACCTCGGCGCCGACGTGGTCCGGGTCGACCGCCCCGGCGGCCCCGGCCTCGGCATCGACCCCGCCCGTGACCTCACCAACCGCAACAAGCGCTCCGTCCTCGTCGACCTCAAGGACGAGCGGGGCCCCGGGACCGTCCTCGACCTGGTCGAGAAGGCCGACATCCTCGTCGAGGGCTACCGCCCCGGCGTCGCCGAACGCCTCGGCGTCGGCCCCGACGCCTGCCTCGCCCGCAATCCGCGCCTCGTCTACGGACGGATGACCGGCTGGGGCCAGGACGGGCCGCTCGCCGCGACCGCCGGCCACGACATCGGCTACATCGCGATCACCGGCGCGCTCGGCATGATCGGCCCCGACCCGGACGGCCCGCCCACCGTCCCCGCCAACCTCGTCGGCGACTACGCGGGCGGCTCCCTCTACCTCGTCATCGGCGTCCTCGCCGCACTCCAGCACGCCCGCGCCCACGGCGAGGGCCAGGTCGTCGACGCGGCGATCGTCGACGGCACCGCCCACCTCACCACCATGATCCACGGCATGCTCGCGGCCGGCGGCTGGCAGGACCGCCGGGGCGTCAACCTGCTCGACGGCGGC is from Streptomyces venezuelae ATCC 10712 and encodes:
- a CDS encoding WD40/YVTN/BNR-like repeat-containing protein, which translates into the protein MTSMGKTRRMMSVGMIGAALTLTLAAPARAGETPAAATDRNAAGWELTPTGTDARFRGLAPVDRRTAWAAGSKGTVLRTTDGGRSWRDVSPPGAGELEFRDVEAFDARRAVVLAIGEGEASRVLRTEDGGATWTESFRNTDPRAFYDCMTFFDRRHGLAMSDPVDGKYRILSTRDGGRSWEVLPNAGMPDALPGEAGFAASGQCLVSAGSRDVWLATGGGATARVLHSADRGLTWTATVSPIPAGDPARGVFGLAFRDRTHGIAVGGDYRKDQPSPRAGAVTGDGGRTWRASATPPPAYRSGVAWLPHSGNAALAVGPTGTDLTTDGGRTWRTVDTGSYDTVDCTADGSCWAAGEKGRIARLSVRKGGPGTA
- a CDS encoding (4Fe-4S)-binding protein — its product is MTDRTGERAPEETPKLKEYEGEGITVTFEPRRCLHAAECVHGLPEVFDLSRRPWVRPDAAEAGLVAEVVRRCPSGALQYHPADGAVEHPDSPTTVRRSPDGRLVVRGDMLVTGAAGDRRETRVTLCGCGASGIQPYCDRSGPCAEPGEGTPEER
- a CDS encoding VOC family protein; amino-acid sequence: MIGRLRCLVLDCRDGWELAEFYQRLIGGEVRSSDARWAVGEGSAVLHGGEGAPVLAFQSVADHRPPVWGAPEQQFHLDVHVEDLAPAHEAVLALGAVPLDDGEGDPACRVYADPAGHPFRLVRP
- a CDS encoding saccharopine dehydrogenase family protein, which translates into the protein MDTGAGVGDGTGAEPPAEEARAATAGAGAPGAEATATDGVGAAGAETAAGASARATDEVRPYDVVLFGATGFVGTLTAEYLAAHAPAGCRWALAGRNRAGLTALRERLAARWPHCAELPLVVADAADPGSLGELAESARVVATTVGPYVWYGDGLVAACAEAGTDYLDLTGEAEFVDLTYVRHDARARETGARIVHACGFDSVPHDLGAYFTVRQLPEGVPLRVDGFVRAGAQFSGGTFASALTAFGRGRQILRAAHERRLHEPRLVGRRARAPLGGPRFSRETGTWALPLPTLDPQVVARSAAAMERYGPDFRYRHYASVKTLPMALGGAAVVGASALAAQLPPVRDWLMGRYQAGEGPSAERRARSWFSVRFVGEGGGRRVFTEVSGGDPGYDETAKMLAESALCLAFDALPKTAGQVTTAAAMGDALIARLTEAGLRFRVAHRS
- a CDS encoding YciI family protein; amino-acid sequence: MFVMELTYTAPVERVDALLDAHIEWLDAQYAAGVFLASGRKNPRDGGVILAAGVDRAEIERIAAADPFSVEGVCAYRITEFYATKTADGIAAYRETLPS
- a CDS encoding endonuclease V; the protein is MTIIEIPAGWPADEAAARAVQRELSGRLVRDEEGPAVGEGHVTGLDVAYDDERDLVAAAAVVLDARTLEVVEEATAVGRVSFPYVPGLLAFREIPTVLAALDRLSADPGLLVCDGYGLAHPRRFGLASHLGVLTGRPSVGVAKNPFTFTYEQPGPARGDFAPLLAEGEEVGRALRTQAGVKPVFVSVGHRVSLAHACAHTLHLSPRYRIPETTRHADSLCRRALKEAQGEG
- a CDS encoding CaiB/BaiF CoA transferase family protein, with amino-acid sequence MSTQHNAGNGPLTGVRVVELAGIGPGPFAAMLLADLGADVVRVDRPGGPGLGIDPARDLTNRNKRSVLVDLKDERGPGTVLDLVEKADILVEGYRPGVAERLGVGPDACLARNPRLVYGRMTGWGQDGPLAATAGHDIGYIAITGALGMIGPDPDGPPTVPANLVGDYAGGSLYLVIGVLAALQHARAHGEGQVVDAAIVDGTAHLTTMIHGMLAAGGWQDRRGVNLLDGGCPFYGVYETADGGHMAVGALEEQFYAEFTRLLGIEEAAPARRDFGRWPELRKAVADRFRSRTREEWTSVFEGTDACVAPVLSLREAPAHPHLAARATFTERDGIAQPAPAPRFSATPGTLRTGPALPGADTAEVARDWAVPALDSPHQTQETDA
- the mmpA gene encoding morphogenic membrane protein MmpA, with the translated sequence MTTPLSVPSRSAGRGLNLVLGGAALLALAWACAMVYVLVSWALA